A part of Olleya sp. Bg11-27 genomic DNA contains:
- a CDS encoding polysaccharide biosynthesis C-terminal domain-containing protein, producing MSVLKKFFKDTIIYGLATVLPRLMNFILVPLHTGKLVTSSFSDSTTFYIYAAFFNVLLTYGMETAFFRFFSKSEEKDKVFSTTFISLIVTTILFLIGILVYSQQLSTWMGINQVYFNLLIGVIVLDTLVVAPFAYLRATGRPLKFASIKIANILTYVILNYFFLWAIPKFGFSFSWYDSSDLVQYIFISNLVASIFTFILLIPYFFKTKLQFSKVIFKQLISYGWPIMVAGLAYVINENFDKWILPNLLDKDINGAYSGCYKIAMFMTIFIQAFRLGAEPFFFSHAKEKNATQTYALIMKYFVIAGSFMLVFIISFLDVFKSLIVKDETYWVAIKIVPIVLLANLCLGIYFNLAIWYKLTDKTRYGMYLSIVGAIITIGFNLILIPKMGFIAAAWATLVAYGVMMVLSYVLGQKHYPVPYNLKQILGYLGSAIGLSIIALTTNSNYYINTILVLVFLGLIVLFEKKELKQLLKK from the coding sequence TTGAGCGTACTAAAAAAATTTTTTAAAGACACAATTATTTATGGTTTAGCCACGGTTTTACCTCGTTTGATGAACTTTATTTTAGTTCCACTTCATACGGGTAAATTAGTAACCAGTAGTTTTTCGGACAGTACCACGTTTTACATTTATGCTGCTTTTTTTAATGTGTTATTGACTTATGGTATGGAAACGGCTTTTTTTAGATTTTTTTCTAAGTCTGAAGAAAAGGATAAAGTGTTTTCGACCACATTTATAAGCCTTATTGTTACGACAATACTTTTTTTGATAGGAATACTGGTTTATAGCCAACAACTATCTACTTGGATGGGTATTAATCAAGTTTATTTTAATTTATTAATTGGAGTTATAGTTTTAGATACACTTGTGGTTGCTCCTTTTGCTTATTTACGCGCAACAGGAAGGCCCTTAAAATTTGCATCTATTAAGATTGCTAATATTTTAACTTATGTAATACTTAATTACTTTTTTCTTTGGGCTATTCCGAAGTTTGGATTTAGTTTTTCGTGGTATGATAGTTCTGATTTAGTCCAATATATATTTATCTCAAACCTTGTCGCTAGTATTTTTACTTTTATATTGCTTATCCCTTATTTTTTTAAAACTAAATTACAGTTTAGTAAAGTAATTTTTAAACAATTGATTAGTTATGGATGGCCAATTATGGTTGCTGGCTTGGCGTATGTTATAAATGAAAATTTTGATAAATGGATTTTACCTAACTTATTGGATAAGGATATTAATGGAGCGTATAGCGGTTGTTATAAAATAGCGATGTTTATGACTATTTTTATACAAGCATTTAGATTAGGAGCAGAACCTTTTTTCTTTTCTCATGCTAAAGAAAAAAATGCAACACAAACGTATGCATTAATAATGAAGTATTTTGTTATTGCCGGAAGTTTTATGTTAGTCTTTATTATTTCCTTTTTAGATGTTTTTAAATCGTTGATAGTTAAAGATGAAACTTATTGGGTAGCCATTAAAATAGTGCCAATAGTATTACTAGCTAATTTATGTTTGGGTATTTATTTTAACTTAGCTATTTGGTACAAACTAACAGATAAGACACGATATGGTATGTATTTGTCTATTGTTGGTGCAATTATTACAATTGGTTTTAATTTAATTTTGATACCAAAGATGGGGTTCATTGCAGCAGCTTGGGCAACACTAGTGGCTTACGGTGTTATGATGGTTTTATCCTATGTTTTGGGTCAAAAACATTATCCAGTTCCTTATAATTTGAAACAAATTTTAGGCTATTTAGGAAGTGCAATAGGATTATCTATTATTGCACTAACAACCAATTCAAACTATTATATAAACACTATTTTAGTTTTAGTATTTTTGGGTCTCATAGTGCTTTTTGAAAAAAAAGAACTAAAACAATTATTAAAAAAATAA
- the dut gene encoding dUTP diphosphatase: MQIKIINKSEHALPNYETIASAGLDLRANITEAILLKPLERTIVKTGLFIELPIGFEAQVRPRSGLAAKKGVTVLNAPGTVDADYRGEIGVILVNLSNQDFIIENGERVAQLIIAKHERAEWLEVETLSETSRGEGGFGSTGTK, encoded by the coding sequence ATGCAAATTAAAATTATAAACAAATCAGAACATGCGCTACCAAATTATGAAACTATAGCGTCTGCAGGACTAGATTTAAGAGCTAATATTACCGAAGCGATACTACTTAAGCCTTTAGAGCGCACAATCGTTAAAACAGGCTTATTTATAGAATTGCCAATAGGTTTTGAAGCACAAGTAAGACCAAGAAGTGGTCTAGCAGCAAAAAAGGGGGTGACCGTATTAAATGCACCAGGAACAGTGGATGCAGATTACAGAGGAGAAATAGGTGTAATTCTTGTCAACTTGTCTAACCAAGATTTTATTATAGAAAATGGCGAGCGTGTCGCACAATTGATAATTGCAAAACACGAACGTGCAGAATGGCTTGAAGTTGAAACATTGTCTGAAACTTCAAGAGGCGAAGGTGGCTTTGGAAGCACAGGAACTAAATAA